The following are encoded in a window of Sutcliffiella horikoshii genomic DNA:
- a CDS encoding YkvI family membrane protein, translating into MLKGEEGVAIVKRSWLSACQIGAVYVGTIVGAGFATGKEIVQFFTQYGWIGLITILMSGFLFIWLGTKMMLISKRIKANSYKEFNEYLFGMSAGTVVNLFMLVILICVGAVMLSGAGAVFEEQLGWSFQLGLLLTVVLSVCVVLFGVKGLVGVNVIVVPVMIIFSFIIAGNSIAENGLSFLSLDPVKDSLKGWLAPFMYVSFNLAMAQPVLVPLATEAKDDWVIKRGGFIGGLVLCFILLTCHISIASLPEFHTFEIPMAEVVKLSMLSFFGIYVFVIYGEIFTSVVSDIFGLQRQLESMLNVSRYLVTVVLVSIIYMISQIGYGSLIEHLYPFFGYVSMAFLVLLVVRK; encoded by the coding sequence ATGCTTAAGGGAGAAGAGGGTGTGGCAATCGTGAAACGCAGCTGGCTTAGTGCTTGTCAAATAGGGGCGGTGTATGTAGGCACCATTGTAGGTGCGGGTTTTGCTACAGGGAAAGAAATTGTTCAGTTTTTTACGCAATACGGGTGGATCGGATTAATTACGATACTTATGAGTGGGTTTTTATTTATTTGGCTTGGGACAAAGATGATGCTGATTTCCAAGAGGATCAAGGCAAATTCCTATAAAGAGTTTAATGAATATTTATTTGGTATGTCTGCGGGAACGGTTGTCAATCTCTTTATGTTGGTCATTTTGATTTGTGTGGGAGCAGTCATGCTTTCGGGGGCTGGTGCAGTTTTTGAGGAACAACTCGGATGGTCATTTCAGCTCGGTTTGCTCCTAACGGTTGTACTTTCTGTCTGTGTGGTTCTTTTTGGTGTAAAAGGATTGGTTGGGGTTAATGTTATTGTGGTTCCGGTTATGATTATTTTCAGTTTTATCATTGCTGGAAACTCCATTGCAGAAAATGGGTTATCTTTTTTGAGCCTGGACCCTGTAAAGGACAGTTTAAAGGGTTGGTTGGCACCGTTTATGTATGTGTCATTCAATCTAGCAATGGCACAGCCGGTTCTTGTTCCGCTGGCAACGGAAGCAAAGGATGATTGGGTCATTAAACGTGGCGGGTTCATTGGGGGACTTGTCTTGTGTTTTATTTTATTGACGTGTCATATATCAATTGCTTCGCTTCCAGAGTTTCATACGTTTGAGATCCCGATGGCGGAAGTGGTGAAGTTGAGTATGCTTTCGTTTTTTGGCATTTATGTTTTTGTGATTTATGGGGAGATATTTACATCGGTTGTTAGTGATATTTTTGGGTTGCAGCGGCAGTTGGAGAGTATGTTGAATGTGTCGCGGTATTTGGTGACGGTTGTGTTGGTGAGTATTATTTATATGATTAGTCAGATTGGGTATGGCAGTTTGATTGAGCATTTGTATCCGTTTTTTGGGTATGTGAGTATGGCGTTTTTGGTGTTGTTGGTGGTGAGGAAGTGA
- the metX gene encoding homoserine O-acetyltransferase MetX, with amino-acid sequence MSCQTEHTNKVSIGTLLLENGKKLPDVEIAYERKGNPTGEVIVICHALSGNQVSVGSKENPGWWNEFIGPDLYIDTNRYQVITLNVLGGCSGSTGPISINPETNRKYGAAFPTVTIRDMVHSQFKALRKLGIDRVKAIIGGSLGGMQVLEWGHLYPNFTEILIPMAVTPYFTDYALAYNSIGRHAIKSDPLWDNGNYPDGTLIKGMEIARMVGLVTYRSEGLFNDRFNRERKEGVDIEYQVDSYLKYQGQKFSKRFDANSYLILLQAMDQFDLGFERGGWEKALEKVKAKVCMLSFSGDLLYPPTLAEAFFKELKKRNKNAAYVQVETRFGHDGFLVEFEKWGHHVKNILEKKEVTECLI; translated from the coding sequence GTGAGCTGTCAAACGGAACATACCAATAAGGTATCGATCGGAACGCTGCTTTTAGAAAACGGAAAAAAACTCCCTGATGTGGAGATAGCATATGAAAGAAAAGGAAATCCAACGGGTGAAGTGATTGTCATATGCCATGCTCTATCAGGAAATCAGGTTTCTGTCGGTTCAAAAGAAAACCCTGGTTGGTGGAATGAATTTATCGGACCTGATTTATATATCGACACGAACAGGTACCAAGTTATTACGTTGAATGTTCTTGGCGGTTGTAGTGGCAGTACAGGGCCGATAAGCATAAACCCTGAGACAAATAGAAAGTACGGCGCAGCCTTTCCTACCGTGACAATCAGAGATATGGTGCATTCTCAGTTTAAAGCCTTGCGAAAGTTAGGAATTGATCGTGTTAAGGCTATTATCGGGGGATCGCTCGGTGGAATGCAGGTGCTTGAATGGGGACATTTGTATCCTAACTTCACAGAAATCCTCATCCCAATGGCGGTGACCCCTTATTTTACAGACTATGCCTTGGCATACAATTCAATTGGCCGGCATGCGATAAAATCAGATCCTCTGTGGGATAACGGAAACTATCCTGATGGGACTCTTATTAAAGGGATGGAGATAGCGAGAATGGTAGGGTTGGTCACATACCGCTCGGAAGGCTTATTTAATGACCGGTTTAACAGGGAAAGGAAAGAAGGAGTTGATATAGAATATCAGGTTGACTCCTATTTAAAATACCAAGGCCAGAAATTTTCTAAACGTTTTGATGCAAACAGCTATCTTATTCTTCTTCAGGCAATGGATCAATTTGATCTAGGGTTTGAAAGAGGAGGATGGGAAAAAGCGCTTGAGAAAGTGAAAGCAAAAGTTTGTATGCTCAGTTTTTCCGGGGATCTTCTTTACCCACCAACTTTAGCAGAGGCATTTTTTAAAGAACTAAAAAAACGCAATAAAAATGCGGCCTATGTACAAGTTGAAACTAGGTTCGGGCATGACGGGTTTCTTGTGGAATTTGAAAAATGGGGACATCATGTCAAAAACATATTAGAGAAAAAGGAAGTGACAGAATGTCTCATTTAA
- a CDS encoding homoserine dehydrogenase, protein MSHLNIAILGFGTVGKGVHYSIKSHQARLEQVLGKSVNVVAILVKNLEKHEQSREDGVLLTTNFEEILNIGELDVIVDAIVGCEPGHTYLTQALEKGIHVVTANKEMFAHHGEELLALAKKNDVTVGFEATVAGGVPVIQTLRQLLQVNRVRKVEGILNGTSNFILSSMRKDGHTFEKTLRAAQENGYAEADPSNDIEGYDAYYKGVVLSQLIFGEKPEEQSTIRKGITDITADYVESADELGLRFRHIVTLFKGQKGVQCKVEPVLISTEHPFYQVDGVQNAVSIETDLVGNVQLQGPGAGMYPTASAILEDIIQISRPVNSEPAYVVYQEEAANSSKWVLFNKNKKLEVPYDIKVLARLSDRAAVVETEEVERILLENPLLAYFELKGNYQHRVEKVNV, encoded by the coding sequence ATGTCTCATTTAAATATTGCCATCCTAGGGTTTGGTACAGTAGGCAAAGGCGTTCATTATTCCATTAAATCTCACCAAGCAAGGTTAGAACAGGTATTGGGGAAAAGTGTGAATGTGGTGGCAATCCTTGTGAAGAATCTAGAGAAACATGAACAATCTCGTGAGGATGGAGTTTTACTTACGACAAACTTCGAAGAAATTTTGAATATTGGGGAACTGGATGTAATAGTAGATGCTATTGTGGGCTGTGAGCCGGGACACACCTATTTAACACAGGCATTGGAAAAAGGAATTCATGTGGTGACTGCGAACAAGGAAATGTTTGCTCATCATGGAGAGGAACTTCTTGCCCTAGCCAAAAAGAATGATGTTACGGTAGGGTTTGAGGCAACAGTAGCTGGTGGTGTACCTGTAATACAAACCTTGAGGCAACTTTTGCAGGTGAATCGTGTTCGAAAAGTTGAAGGTATCTTAAATGGAACGTCCAACTTTATCTTATCAAGCATGAGAAAAGATGGTCATACTTTTGAAAAAACCTTACGAGCTGCACAAGAAAACGGTTATGCAGAAGCAGATCCATCTAATGACATTGAGGGGTATGATGCCTATTACAAGGGTGTTGTATTGAGTCAGCTTATCTTTGGGGAAAAACCAGAGGAGCAGTCAACCATACGCAAGGGTATTACAGACATTACTGCAGACTATGTGGAAAGTGCGGATGAACTTGGATTACGCTTCAGGCATATTGTTACGTTATTTAAAGGACAAAAAGGAGTTCAGTGTAAGGTGGAGCCGGTGTTGATTTCTACTGAACACCCATTTTATCAGGTCGATGGAGTGCAAAATGCGGTTTCCATAGAGACTGATCTTGTTGGTAATGTTCAACTGCAAGGACCTGGAGCGGGTATGTACCCAACAGCTAGTGCTATTTTAGAAGACATTATCCAGATTAGTCGCCCTGTTAACTCAGAGCCAGCTTACGTAGTGTATCAGGAGGAAGCTGCAAACTCTTCTAAGTGGGTACTTTTTAATAAGAATAAAAAATTAGAAGTTCCTTATGATATCAAAGTTTTAGCTCGTCTATCTGATAGAGCGGCTGTCGTTGAAACAGAAGAAGTGGAAAGGATTCTTTTAGAAAACCCATTGCTGGCCTACTTTGAACTTAAAGGTAATTATCAACATAGGGTTGAAAAAGTTAACGTATAA